From Microbacterium croceum, a single genomic window includes:
- a CDS encoding sodium-dependent transporter, with amino-acid sequence MATATTQTPRREAFGSRNVFILSAIGSAVGLGNIWRFPYVAYEGGGGAFLIPYLCALLTAGIPLLFFDYAIGHRFRGSAPLAFRRMHRAAEPLGWWQVLICVVIAVYYAVIIAWAAMYTWFSAQLTWGPGNENDFFFTDFLRSADVAEVGVSTDFVPQVGIPLVVVWLVVIGIMALGVKRGIGRANMILMPLLTVMFAILVVQSLFLPGAAEGLDAFFAPNWEALADPAVWASAYGHIFFSLSVAFGIMVTYSSYLKRKTDLTGSGLVVAFANSGFEILAGIGVFAALGFMAQAQGTDVAGVATSGIGLAFIAFPTIVSQAAGGSIIGVLFFGALVFAGITSLISILEVIVAALQDKLGWGRIRTTLTVSIPLAVISMALFSTTTAISVLDTADAFVNAFGIMAVALVAVIVVAWFLHKLPTLTDHLNRRSSFPVGRLWKILIGVLAPLVLGYLLVTGLIEKISEPYGGYPSWFVAVFGWGMVIALVIIAFLLSALPWGRRSHAKDDPEYDDFLEEESYPADPETAAVPVFTAKETRA; translated from the coding sequence ATGGCGACCGCAACGACGCAGACACCACGACGCGAGGCCTTCGGGTCGCGGAACGTGTTCATCCTCTCGGCGATCGGCTCTGCTGTCGGGCTCGGCAACATCTGGCGATTTCCCTACGTCGCGTATGAAGGCGGGGGTGGGGCGTTCCTCATCCCGTACCTGTGCGCGCTGCTGACCGCCGGCATCCCGCTGCTGTTCTTCGACTACGCGATCGGTCACCGCTTCCGTGGCTCTGCGCCGCTCGCCTTCCGGCGGATGCATCGTGCGGCCGAGCCCCTGGGGTGGTGGCAGGTGCTCATCTGCGTGGTCATCGCCGTGTACTACGCGGTGATCATCGCCTGGGCGGCCATGTACACGTGGTTCTCGGCGCAGCTCACCTGGGGCCCGGGGAACGAGAACGACTTCTTCTTCACCGACTTCCTTCGCTCGGCCGACGTCGCGGAGGTCGGGGTGTCCACCGACTTCGTACCGCAGGTCGGGATCCCGCTCGTGGTCGTCTGGCTCGTCGTCATCGGCATCATGGCGCTGGGGGTCAAGCGCGGCATCGGGCGCGCGAACATGATCCTGATGCCGTTGCTGACGGTCATGTTCGCGATCCTCGTCGTGCAGTCGCTCTTCCTGCCGGGAGCGGCGGAGGGACTCGACGCCTTCTTCGCCCCGAACTGGGAGGCGCTGGCCGACCCCGCCGTCTGGGCCTCGGCCTATGGCCACATCTTCTTCTCGCTCTCGGTCGCCTTCGGCATCATGGTCACCTACTCCTCGTACCTGAAGCGCAAGACCGACCTCACCGGCTCGGGTCTCGTCGTCGCCTTCGCGAACTCGGGCTTCGAGATCCTCGCCGGCATCGGCGTGTTCGCGGCGCTCGGGTTCATGGCGCAGGCGCAGGGGACGGATGTCGCCGGAGTCGCGACATCCGGCATCGGGCTCGCGTTCATCGCCTTCCCGACGATCGTGTCGCAGGCGGCGGGCGGGTCGATCATCGGCGTGCTGTTCTTCGGCGCGCTGGTCTTCGCCGGCATCACCTCGCTGATCTCGATCCTCGAGGTCATCGTCGCGGCTCTCCAGGACAAGCTGGGCTGGGGGCGCATCCGCACGACGCTCACCGTGTCGATCCCGCTGGCGGTGATCTCGATGGCGTTGTTCTCGACGACGACGGCGATCTCCGTCCTCGACACCGCAGACGCGTTCGTCAACGCGTTCGGGATCATGGCCGTCGCCTTGGTCGCCGTGATCGTCGTCGCCTGGTTCCTGCACAAGCTGCCGACGTTGACCGATCACCTCAACCGGCGCTCGAGCTTCCCGGTGGGCAGGCTCTGGAAGATCCTGATCGGTGTGCTCGCTCCGCTGGTTCTCGGCTACCTCTTGGTCACGGGGCTCATAGAGAAGATCTCCGAACCTTACGGCGGCTACCCCTCCTGGTTCGTCGCGGTGTTCGGCTGGGGGATGGTGATCGCTCTGGTGATCATCGCCTTCCTGCTCTCCGCGTTGCCGTGGGGACGCCGTTCGCACGCGAAGGACGATCCCGAGTACGACGACTTCCTCGAAGAGGAGAGCTATCCCGCCGACCCCGAGACGGCAGCGGTTCCCGTGTTCACGGCGAAGGAGACGCGCGCATGA
- a CDS encoding GyrI-like domain-containing protein — MAIDLKKSLDAYQAKRGVFRIVEIPAMRYLMIDGAGDPNSAPEYSHAVTALFSLAYTLKFASKKQLGIDTVVMPLEGQWHAPDMESFTTHRDKSAWFWTLMIMVPDHVTDEMFAAAVDAVAKKKDASPSLPSVRFETLDEGLCVQTLHVGSYDDEAPVLADLHDRFIPEQGLAMRGLHHEIYLSDARRVEPARLRTILRQPVSRVG, encoded by the coding sequence ATGGCGATCGATCTGAAGAAGTCCCTCGACGCGTATCAGGCGAAGAGGGGTGTCTTCCGCATCGTGGAGATCCCCGCGATGCGGTACTTGATGATCGACGGTGCGGGAGATCCGAACTCCGCGCCGGAGTACTCCCACGCCGTCACCGCGCTGTTCTCGCTGGCGTACACGCTGAAGTTCGCGAGCAAGAAGCAGCTCGGCATCGACACGGTCGTGATGCCGCTCGAAGGCCAGTGGCATGCACCCGACATGGAGTCGTTCACCACGCACCGCGACAAATCGGCCTGGTTCTGGACCCTGATGATCATGGTCCCCGACCACGTGACCGACGAGATGTTCGCGGCGGCGGTCGATGCGGTGGCGAAGAAGAAGGATGCCTCGCCGAGCCTGCCGTCGGTCAGGTTCGAGACGCTCGACGAGGGGCTCTGCGTGCAGACGCTGCACGTCGGCTCCTACGACGACGAGGCGCCTGTGCTCGCCGACCTGCACGACCGCTTCATCCCGGAGCAGGGCCTCGCGATGCGCGGGCTCCACCACGAGATCTATCTCAGCGATGCGCGCCGCGTCGAGCCGGCGAGGCTGCGCACGATCCTCCGGCAGCCGGTGTCGCGCGTCGGCTGA
- a CDS encoding methionine/alanine import family NSS transporter small subunit gives MTTTAIVMMIIAMVTVWGGLIAAVVNLARHPEESQTEPAPPVEL, from the coding sequence ATGACCACGACAGCCATCGTCATGATGATCATCGCCATGGTCACGGTCTGGGGCGGCCTGATCGCCGCGGTCGTCAACCTCGCCCGTCATCCGGAAGAGTCCCAGACCGAGCCGGCGCCGCCCGTCGAGCTCTGA
- the rhaI gene encoding L-rhamnose isomerase, with amino-acid sequence MSTLSPEHLSALEQQGIELPSWAFGNSGTRFKVFGTPGTPRDPWEKIADAAQVNKYTALAPSVALHIPWDVVDSYSDLRRHAEDLGVELGTVNSNTFQDDDYKFGALTHEDAAIRQKAIDHHLACIDVMDATGSRDLKIWLAEGSNYPGQADLRGRQDRLQESLQQIYARLGDDQRLVLEYKFFEPAFYHTDVPDWGTSYAQVSSLGHKAMVCLDTGHHAPGTNIEFIVMQLLRLGKLGSFDFNSRFYADDDLIVGAADPFQLFRILFEVVRGGGLNNPDVAFMLDQCHNVEDKIPGQIRSVLNVQEMTARALLVDRDALTAAQKSGDVLAANAVFMDAFYTDVRPALAEWRESRGLAGDPMAAYAASGYQQQIAAERVGGVQAGWGA; translated from the coding sequence GTGAGCACGCTCTCCCCCGAACACCTCTCCGCTCTCGAACAGCAGGGGATCGAGCTCCCCAGCTGGGCGTTCGGCAACTCCGGCACCCGCTTCAAGGTTTTCGGCACGCCGGGCACGCCGCGCGACCCGTGGGAGAAGATCGCCGACGCCGCCCAGGTGAACAAATACACGGCGCTCGCCCCGTCCGTCGCGCTGCACATCCCGTGGGACGTCGTCGACTCCTACTCCGACCTGCGCAGGCACGCCGAGGACCTGGGTGTCGAGCTCGGCACCGTGAACTCCAACACCTTCCAGGACGACGACTACAAGTTCGGCGCGCTGACGCACGAAGACGCCGCCATCCGCCAGAAGGCGATCGACCACCACCTCGCCTGCATCGACGTGATGGACGCCACAGGCAGCCGCGACCTCAAGATCTGGCTGGCCGAGGGCTCGAACTACCCCGGGCAGGCCGACCTGCGCGGCCGCCAGGACCGCCTCCAGGAGTCGCTGCAGCAGATCTACGCCCGCCTCGGCGACGACCAGCGCCTGGTGCTCGAGTACAAGTTCTTCGAGCCGGCGTTCTACCACACCGATGTTCCCGACTGGGGCACCTCCTACGCGCAGGTGAGCTCGCTCGGCCACAAGGCCATGGTCTGCCTCGACACCGGCCACCACGCGCCCGGCACCAACATCGAGTTCATCGTGATGCAGCTGCTGCGTCTCGGCAAGCTCGGCTCCTTCGACTTCAACTCGCGCTTCTACGCCGACGACGACCTCATCGTCGGCGCGGCGGACCCGTTCCAGCTGTTCCGCATCCTCTTCGAGGTCGTGCGCGGCGGCGGCCTGAACAACCCCGACGTCGCCTTCATGCTCGACCAGTGCCACAACGTCGAGGACAAGATCCCCGGCCAGATCCGCTCCGTGCTGAACGTGCAGGAGATGACGGCGCGTGCGCTGCTGGTCGACCGCGACGCGCTCACCGCGGCGCAGAAGTCTGGCGACGTGCTCGCCGCGAACGCTGTCTTCATGGACGCGTTCTACACCGACGTGCGCCCTGCCCTCGCGGAGTGGCGCGAGTCGCGCGGGCTCGCGGGCGACCCGATGGCGGCGTACGCGGCATCCGGTTACCAGCAGCAGATCGCCGCCGAGCGCGTGGGCGGCGTGCAGGCCGGCTGGGGCGCCTGA
- a CDS encoding L-rhamnose mutarotase, which translates to MTRVAFQLQVRPELLGEYLARHSPVWPEMLAEIAAAGRRNYSLFLGDHGTLIGYYETDDDAAAQAYLAASPVAARWEAEMSRFFAGLDGRPDQAAAPLSEVFHLEDQLAATGAHAPSDNSAPPTDSEGSAS; encoded by the coding sequence ATGACCCGCGTCGCCTTCCAACTCCAGGTGCGCCCCGAGCTCCTCGGCGAGTACCTCGCCCGGCACTCGCCGGTGTGGCCGGAGATGCTGGCGGAGATCGCCGCCGCCGGCCGCCGCAACTACTCGCTCTTCCTCGGCGACCACGGCACGCTCATCGGCTACTACGAGACCGATGACGACGCCGCCGCCCAGGCGTATCTCGCAGCATCCCCCGTCGCTGCGCGGTGGGAAGCCGAGATGAGCCGCTTCTTCGCCGGGCTCGACGGCCGCCCCGATCAGGCCGCCGCTCCGCTCTCCGAGGTGTTCCATCTCGAAGACCAACTCGCCGCCACCGGCGCGCACGCACCATCCGACAACTCCGCACCCCCCACCGACTCAGAAGGCAGCGCATCGTGA
- a CDS encoding ion channel translates to MTAEANSDARDLDKTDVPRPGMAHALRDRARRRADPRFGTDTAALIGYAVLLILLVACYGLCARQRTTDPNPIAFLVILATVAVVFRVTDARPFVQHVAWAVLSVAAIATIVATLLGAEGQALDVVLSAASLLALLIAPARIIGHQATRRGLNVEALLAAITAYVLVGLFFAFMLNLLSLLSPAPIFDGAEGDSLANQVFFSFTTLTTTGYGNLVPVSTGAQTVAVTEAITGQFFLITAVARIMRGAGRPTTAPDVLHSPKEMP, encoded by the coding sequence GTGACCGCCGAGGCGAACTCCGACGCGCGAGACCTTGACAAGACCGACGTGCCCCGCCCGGGCATGGCACACGCCCTTCGCGACCGAGCACGGAGACGAGCAGATCCCCGGTTCGGCACCGATACGGCGGCGTTGATCGGCTACGCGGTGCTCCTCATCCTCCTCGTGGCGTGCTACGGGCTGTGCGCACGGCAGCGCACGACGGATCCGAACCCGATCGCCTTCCTCGTGATCCTCGCGACGGTCGCCGTCGTGTTCCGTGTCACCGACGCGCGCCCGTTCGTGCAGCACGTCGCCTGGGCCGTGCTGTCGGTCGCGGCGATCGCGACGATCGTGGCGACGCTGCTCGGCGCCGAGGGACAGGCACTTGATGTTGTGCTGTCTGCCGCATCACTGCTCGCCCTCCTCATCGCCCCCGCCCGGATCATCGGCCATCAGGCGACCCGGCGCGGGCTCAACGTCGAGGCTCTGCTCGCAGCGATCACAGCGTACGTGCTGGTCGGCCTGTTCTTCGCGTTCATGCTCAACCTGCTCTCCCTCCTGTCGCCCGCTCCGATCTTCGACGGCGCCGAGGGGGATTCACTCGCGAACCAGGTGTTCTTCTCGTTCACCACCCTGACGACCACTGGTTATGGCAACCTCGTGCCCGTCAGCACCGGCGCGCAGACTGTCGCAGTCACCGAGGCGATCACCGGGCAGTTCTTCCTCATCACCGCCGTCGCCCGCATCATGCGTGGTGCGGGCAGACCGACCACGGCGCCCGATGTGCTGCACAGCCCGAAGGAGATGCCATGA
- a CDS encoding alpha/beta hydrolase, whose product MNDIVVAGPHGPLTLRVYAAPEPAGPGLVWVHGGGFAGGDLDMPEADWVAQRFAERGITVVSVDYALAPLPAAWAADAGSSPRDGVHYPIASEEVEFAFRWAVDSGLAPGPWSLGGASAGGNLAAGAALRLVHSDGPVPALAVLAYPTLHAVQSTPDAALRAALDADPSADLFSPEAVRGMYENYLGGPVDSADIYAVPGTASAAELVGFPATIMINGSVDELRVSGEDFARALRAADVEVDVSTEPDTTHGHLNRPEHRAAAASIERFAARILSPSA is encoded by the coding sequence ATGAACGACATCGTGGTCGCGGGGCCTCACGGCCCGCTCACACTACGCGTCTACGCCGCGCCGGAGCCCGCGGGCCCCGGCCTGGTCTGGGTGCACGGTGGTGGGTTCGCCGGCGGAGACCTCGACATGCCCGAAGCCGACTGGGTCGCGCAACGTTTCGCCGAGCGCGGGATCACCGTGGTGTCGGTGGACTACGCCCTCGCTCCGTTGCCCGCTGCCTGGGCTGCGGACGCCGGGAGCAGCCCGCGCGACGGCGTGCACTATCCGATCGCTTCCGAGGAGGTCGAGTTCGCATTCCGATGGGCCGTGGATTCCGGGCTCGCTCCCGGCCCCTGGTCGCTCGGCGGCGCGAGCGCGGGCGGCAACCTCGCGGCGGGCGCGGCTCTGCGGCTGGTGCACAGTGACGGCCCTGTTCCGGCACTCGCCGTGCTCGCCTACCCGACGCTGCATGCCGTGCAGTCGACCCCCGACGCCGCGCTGCGGGCTGCGCTCGACGCGGACCCGTCCGCAGATCTCTTCTCCCCCGAGGCCGTGCGGGGCATGTACGAGAACTACCTCGGTGGCCCGGTGGACTCCGCCGACATCTACGCGGTTCCCGGAACGGCGTCCGCCGCCGAGCTCGTCGGCTTCCCTGCGACGATCATGATCAACGGCAGCGTCGACGAGCTGCGCGTCTCCGGTGAGGATTTCGCCCGAGCGCTGCGCGCCGCCGACGTCGAGGTCGACGTGTCGACCGAGCCGGACACCACCCACGGGCACCTCAATCGGCCGGAGCACCGTGCGGCGGCCGCCTCCATCGAGCGCTTCGCGGCGCGCATCCTCTCCCCTTCTGCCTGA
- a CDS encoding LacI family DNA-binding transcriptional regulator produces the protein MAVNVREVAEDAGVSVGTVSNVLNRPDKVSPATVARVQASIARLGFVRNDAARQLRAGRSRTIGLVVLDIRNPFFAEIARGAEERADEHGLSVLIANSDEQPQRELRHLDLFEEQRVAGVLVTPLSEASPQLAQIRDRGTPVVLVDRESLDGAFAAVSVDDTEGGRLATEHLLALGRRRIAFVGGPASLRQVSDRQAGAQAAASEGGAALDFIATTVLSVEEGRRIGRHILEREPADRPDAIFAANDLLALGILQSLVMTGDARVPQDIALIGYDDIDFAAAAVIPLSSVRQPAALIGSTAVDLLLRGQGGDAPVREHVLFRPELVARASTLGS, from the coding sequence ATGGCGGTCAACGTGCGCGAGGTCGCCGAAGATGCCGGAGTGTCCGTCGGCACCGTCTCGAACGTGCTGAACCGACCCGACAAGGTGTCCCCTGCCACGGTCGCCCGCGTGCAGGCATCGATCGCACGACTCGGGTTCGTGCGCAACGACGCGGCGCGGCAGCTGCGGGCAGGACGCAGCAGGACCATCGGTCTCGTCGTGCTCGACATCCGCAACCCGTTCTTCGCCGAGATCGCCCGGGGGGCGGAGGAGCGCGCCGATGAACACGGCCTCTCCGTGCTGATCGCCAACAGCGACGAGCAGCCGCAGCGCGAGCTGAGGCACCTCGACCTCTTCGAGGAGCAGCGGGTCGCTGGTGTGCTCGTGACCCCGCTGAGCGAGGCATCCCCCCAACTGGCGCAGATCCGCGACCGGGGGACTCCGGTCGTCCTGGTCGACCGCGAGTCGCTCGACGGGGCGTTCGCCGCCGTATCCGTCGACGACACCGAGGGCGGCCGGCTCGCGACCGAGCATCTGCTCGCGCTCGGACGCCGCCGCATCGCCTTCGTCGGGGGACCGGCGTCTCTGCGCCAGGTGTCGGATCGCCAGGCGGGGGCGCAGGCCGCAGCGAGCGAGGGGGGTGCGGCGCTCGACTTCATCGCGACCACGGTGCTCAGCGTCGAGGAGGGGCGCCGGATCGGGCGGCACATCCTGGAGCGGGAGCCCGCGGACCGCCCCGACGCGATCTTCGCCGCCAACGATCTGCTCGCCCTCGGCATCCTGCAGAGCCTGGTGATGACGGGCGACGCCCGCGTGCCACAGGACATCGCGCTGATCGGGTACGACGACATCGACTTCGCCGCCGCCGCGGTCATCCCGTTGAGCTCGGTGCGCCAGCCGGCCGCCCTCATCGGATCGACCGCTGTCGACCTGCTGCTGCGGGGCCAGGGCGGGGATGCGCCGGTGCGTGAGCATGTGCTGTTCCGCCCCGAGCTCGTCGCGCGGGCCTCCACGCTCGGATCCTGA
- a CDS encoding AraC family transcriptional regulator, translating to MIGTLNALVDLAEQHTDDEIDVAVFAREHGTTEYHLRRMFSALAGMPLSEYVRRRRMTRAGAELVAGAPSLLDVAVRHGYGSVEAFGRAFRAVHGIGPADVRRDGGPLRTQPTLRFRLSVEGSTPMHVTITTRPELVLAGHAATVPLIHEGVNPHIQQHIAGIPAEEHVRLKSLSDAEPGGILAVTADVEPDAPEGSPLTYLHGVALQASTSVPDDLDRMPLEAGAWAVFASEGPFPETLQNLWAATATEWFPSNPWRLRPGPSIVRYLEFTGTHASCELWLPVEPA from the coding sequence ATGATCGGAACGCTCAACGCCCTGGTCGATCTCGCCGAGCAACACACGGATGACGAGATCGACGTCGCGGTGTTCGCCCGCGAGCACGGCACGACGGAGTACCATCTGCGCCGGATGTTCTCGGCGCTGGCGGGCATGCCGTTGTCGGAGTACGTGCGTCGTCGCCGGATGACGCGCGCCGGAGCGGAGCTCGTCGCCGGGGCGCCCAGCCTGCTCGATGTCGCCGTGCGTCACGGCTACGGATCGGTCGAGGCGTTCGGCCGCGCGTTCCGGGCCGTGCACGGCATCGGGCCGGCGGATGTACGCCGAGACGGTGGTCCTCTCCGCACACAACCCACGCTCCGGTTCCGCCTGAGCGTCGAAGGGAGCACCCCGATGCACGTCACCATCACCACCCGACCCGAGCTCGTGCTCGCCGGACATGCAGCCACCGTGCCGCTGATCCACGAGGGCGTCAATCCACACATCCAGCAGCACATCGCCGGAATCCCCGCAGAGGAGCACGTCCGCCTGAAATCGCTCTCCGACGCCGAGCCCGGCGGCATCCTGGCGGTCACCGCAGACGTCGAGCCGGATGCGCCGGAGGGGTCGCCCCTCACCTACCTGCACGGCGTCGCGCTGCAGGCGTCCACATCGGTGCCGGACGACCTGGACCGGATGCCTCTGGAGGCCGGCGCCTGGGCCGTGTTCGCGTCAGAGGGCCCGTTCCCTGAGACGCTGCAGAACCTGTGGGCGGCGACCGCGACGGAGTGGTTCCCGTCGAACCCCTGGCGACTGCGTCCCGGCCCGTCGATCGTGCGCTACCTCGAGTTCACCGGCACGCACGCGTCGTGCGAGCTCTGGCTCCCGGTCGAACCCGCGTGA
- a CDS encoding MFS transporter, whose product MKKWAVVGVLGCAQFVMVLDGTVMNVSISTVVTDLGTSVSAMQAAITFYTLTMAAFMLLGAKLGDVWGRRRAFVVGSCIYAAGSLITALSPNVQLLFLGWSVIEGLGAVLVIPAIAALVADNYHGADRVTAFAIIGAVSGAAVAAGPLIGGAVTTYFDWRYVFVAEVVIMLAVVACARIITDAGTRQSARIDVLSVALSSVGLVFVVYGMLQSKIWGWIAPLATPEIGGVPLAPLGISLSAWFMTLGGALVAVFITRQRRLAEQDRAPLVDVRMFSITSLRSGLSVLGAQYAVTAGLFFMVPVYLQMTLGLDALETGIRIFPLSVSLVLFSIVGTRLSHRMTPRAIVRTGQLLLVVSAVVLLGSATSDLRNGLFAFGMFLAGSALGLLASQLGNVNMSSVSESQTSEVGGLQGVFQNLGSSLGTALIGSILIGALSTSFASGVAHSDLPAETRTTISAATEQGVTIVPASTVTAIAEDAGLSDEDARTLAQIYRDSQLSSLRVSFFGLILISLLSLLFSRGIPTEIAVRRRASARP is encoded by the coding sequence ATGAAGAAGTGGGCCGTGGTCGGCGTGCTGGGATGCGCGCAGTTCGTGATGGTGCTCGACGGCACCGTGATGAACGTGTCCATCTCGACCGTCGTCACCGATCTCGGCACAAGTGTCTCCGCCATGCAGGCCGCGATCACGTTCTACACGTTGACCATGGCGGCGTTCATGCTGCTCGGCGCCAAGCTCGGCGACGTGTGGGGCCGCCGCCGGGCGTTCGTGGTGGGCTCGTGCATCTACGCGGCCGGTTCGCTGATCACCGCACTGAGTCCGAACGTGCAGCTCCTGTTCCTCGGATGGTCGGTGATCGAAGGACTCGGCGCCGTGCTCGTGATCCCGGCGATCGCCGCCCTGGTGGCCGACAACTACCATGGCGCCGACCGCGTCACCGCGTTCGCGATCATCGGTGCGGTGTCGGGGGCGGCGGTCGCGGCCGGTCCGCTGATCGGCGGGGCGGTGACGACGTACTTCGACTGGCGCTACGTGTTCGTCGCGGAGGTGGTGATCATGCTCGCCGTCGTGGCCTGCGCGCGGATCATCACCGACGCCGGCACCAGGCAGAGCGCGCGCATCGACGTCCTGAGCGTCGCGCTCTCCTCGGTCGGGCTGGTGTTCGTCGTGTACGGCATGCTCCAGAGCAAGATCTGGGGCTGGATCGCGCCGCTGGCGACGCCCGAGATCGGCGGCGTCCCCCTCGCACCCCTGGGCATCTCGCTGAGCGCCTGGTTCATGACGCTCGGTGGCGCGCTCGTCGCGGTCTTCATCACGCGCCAGCGACGCCTGGCGGAGCAGGACCGCGCGCCCCTCGTGGACGTGCGGATGTTCTCGATCACGTCTCTCCGCAGCGGACTCTCGGTCCTCGGCGCGCAGTATGCGGTGACCGCGGGGCTGTTCTTCATGGTGCCGGTCTACCTGCAGATGACCCTCGGGCTCGACGCCCTGGAGACCGGGATCCGCATCTTCCCGCTGTCGGTGTCGCTGGTGCTGTTCTCGATCGTCGGCACGCGGTTGTCGCATCGGATGACACCGCGCGCGATCGTCCGCACGGGGCAGTTGCTGCTCGTGGTGAGCGCGGTCGTGCTGCTGGGCTCTGCGACGAGCGATCTGCGCAACGGCCTCTTCGCTTTCGGGATGTTCCTCGCCGGCAGCGCGCTCGGACTCCTGGCCTCGCAGTTGGGGAACGTGAACATGTCGAGCGTCTCCGAGTCGCAGACCAGCGAGGTGGGCGGACTCCAGGGAGTGTTCCAGAACCTCGGCTCATCGCTCGGCACGGCGCTCATCGGCTCGATCCTGATCGGGGCGCTGTCGACGTCGTTCGCCTCGGGCGTTGCGCACAGCGACCTCCCGGCCGAGACCAGAACCACGATCAGCGCGGCCACCGAGCAGGGCGTCACGATCGTGCCGGCGAGCACGGTCACGGCGATCGCTGAAGATGCGGGCCTGAGCGACGAAGACGCGCGCACCCTCGCGCAGATCTATCGCGATTCGCAGCTGTCGTCGCTGCGGGTCTCGTTCTTCGGCCTCATCCTGATCAGCCTGCTGTCGCTGCTGTTCTCCCGCGGCATTCCGACCGAGATCGCGGTCAGACGCCGAGCGAGCGCACGTCCCTGA
- a CDS encoding LysE family translocator produces the protein MIATPTLLAFIAAAFIMVVIPGPTVLFTIGRAIALGRFGGFLSIVGTAVGSIILVLAVALGVGTVIAQSVVLFTIVKVAGAGYLMFLGIQAIRHRKDAAAAVTGAVQRKSGWRLLFEGFVVGITNPKSIAFFLAILPQFVDLHAGSVPLQLFVLGSIVVVIGVTCDAVWVLLASAARDWFGRSPRRISAMSATGGGMMIGLGAFLLVWSEKPATA, from the coding sequence ATGATCGCCACGCCCACGCTCCTCGCGTTCATCGCCGCGGCGTTCATCATGGTCGTGATCCCCGGGCCCACCGTGCTGTTCACGATCGGACGCGCGATCGCACTCGGGCGGTTCGGCGGGTTCCTCAGCATCGTGGGGACAGCCGTCGGCTCGATCATCCTGGTGCTCGCGGTCGCGCTCGGGGTCGGCACGGTGATCGCGCAGTCCGTCGTGCTGTTCACGATCGTCAAGGTCGCCGGAGCCGGCTACCTGATGTTCCTCGGCATCCAGGCGATCCGGCATCGGAAGGATGCTGCTGCCGCCGTCACCGGCGCGGTGCAGCGCAAGTCAGGGTGGCGGCTGCTGTTCGAGGGCTTCGTCGTGGGGATCACCAACCCGAAGTCGATCGCGTTCTTCCTGGCGATCCTCCCCCAGTTCGTCGACCTGCACGCCGGATCGGTGCCGCTCCAGCTGTTCGTGCTCGGCTCGATCGTCGTCGTCATCGGCGTCACGTGCGATGCCGTGTGGGTGCTGCTCGCGAGCGCGGCCCGCGACTGGTTCGGCCGTTCGCCGCGGCGGATCTCGGCCATGTCAGCGACCGGCGGCGGAATGATGATCGGCCTCGGAGCTTTCCTGCTGGTGTGGAGCGAGAAGCCCGCGACCGCCTGA
- a CDS encoding SDR family NAD(P)-dependent oxidoreductase, producing MHASFGDGSVVIVTGAARGLGAAVAQHLAAHAVQVVATDLDDSASEALDRPGIAYRRLDVTDEASWHALAAWLVDTFGELPVKGLVSNAGTTHRARVGEIAVADWQRVLDVNLTGSLRGIQTMSALMTAGSSIVCIGSSAALMGHYPAAYTASKWGLRGLVHAAATELGPRGIRVNVVHPGFIETEMTASAPPTMREAQLELTPLERVGSPADVASVVAFLLSDDAAYVTGAEAPVDGGFTSPAGAKLLSDRIAGRRPSAATPGD from the coding sequence ATGCACGCATCTTTCGGCGACGGGTCCGTCGTCATCGTCACCGGAGCTGCCAGGGGCCTGGGAGCTGCCGTCGCTCAGCACCTCGCTGCCCACGCGGTACAGGTGGTCGCGACCGACCTCGACGACTCGGCGTCCGAGGCACTCGATCGGCCGGGAATCGCCTACCGACGCCTCGACGTGACAGACGAGGCGTCGTGGCACGCTCTCGCCGCGTGGCTCGTCGACACGTTCGGCGAGCTGCCGGTGAAGGGGCTCGTCAGCAACGCCGGCACCACGCACCGCGCACGTGTCGGTGAGATCGCCGTCGCCGACTGGCAGCGCGTTCTGGACGTGAACCTCACCGGGTCGCTGCGGGGAATCCAGACGATGAGCGCCCTGATGACGGCGGGGTCCTCGATCGTCTGCATCGGATCCTCGGCAGCGCTGATGGGCCACTACCCGGCCGCGTACACCGCGTCGAAATGGGGGCTGCGCGGCCTCGTCCACGCCGCGGCGACGGAGCTCGGCCCTCGCGGCATCCGCGTCAACGTGGTGCACCCCGGATTCATCGAGACCGAGATGACGGCATCCGCGCCTCCGACGATGCGCGAGGCGCAGCTCGAGCTCACCCCTCTCGAGCGCGTCGGCTCCCCCGCCGATGTCGCCTCGGTCGTCGCCTTCCTGCTGTCGGATGATGCCGCCTACGTCACGGGAGCCGAGGCGCCGGTCGACGGCGGTTTCACCTCGCCGGCGGGAGCCAAGCTGCTCTCCGATCGCATCGCCGGGCGTCGACCCTCCGCTGCGACGCCCGGCGACTGA